From Pedobacter aquae:
TGTTTAACCACCGGGTTGCTAGATACTACTTCATCAATAATATTACCTTTTGCACCTTCAAGGTTTAAGGCCACTGCGGTACATAGCATCTCTATATGAGAAATTTCTTCTGTACCAGTTTCTAATAACATATCTCTGTATTTCTGCGGGCCACGGTTGCCCCAAGCCTGAAAAAGATATTGTAAACAAACCCTTATTTCGCCTTCTATACCGCCTATGGCTTGTTGTAGTAAACGAGCAAATTGTGGGTCTGGCTTATCAACCTTTACTGTGTACTGTAATTTTTTGTCGTGAAAAAACATAATTCTAATTTTTAATGGTAGATGATTCTTGAATTATTATTGCCAAGCAAGTGCCATAAGTACAGTTATTTATACGGTTTTTGATGTGATAAATACTTAAATATTAGGTGGCTTTACCCTTATGTTCCCAATGATCTTTTATCATATTACCGGATGTATCTTCTTTTAAACGACGAGCAAACCTTTCCCCTTTGATATTCCCTTTTTCATCAAGTCTACCTAAAAACAATAAGATTGGTCTGCCCTTTTCATCGGTTTTAAAAACCAAATCATACTGTTGGTAACGTGTATGTATTTTAGAAGATGCCTCGTAATTTTTATTTAATATTTTAAGAATTTGTTCGCCAATTTTCATGATGTATGTTTTTGATTTTATAGATGAGAAAATACCCTAAGACAATAATGAGTATAGAAAAAGCTAGGAAAGATATATTCCAGATTTGCGGATTTAAATCAAAATCTTTAACCGTATGAAACTTAAATACATGATGATTGAATAGCCCTTCTATAAGGTTAAAAAGTCCCCATCCCATAAGTAAGCCACCTATAAATAAATTCCGATGTTTTAGAACTTGATTTTGTTGTAACAGCTTATACAAGAGCAGGATACCAAAAAATGTAATAAGTAAAGTAAAAGCATGAAAAATACCATCCCAAAACATATTGATGCTTTTTGAAGTAAAATCTAGCGGGATAATTTTTGCCGAAACCATTTCATGCCATTGTAATATTTGATGAAAAACAATGCCATCAATAAAGCCACCCAAACCAATGCCCAAAACGCAGGCTGCTGCCACCAATGGACTTTGGCTTAACAACGCTTGAGGCTTATTTTTAAAAGCCAAAGCTTTATATCCCACAAAGGCGGTTAACAAGCCTAAAAGTATAAAAGGGATAAATAGCTGTAGCATTTCTATTTCTGTTAGGCTAGCGCTTATAGCCTTTTGTAAGGGTCTGTTGCAGGTAACACAAAAAATCAACATCCATAAATTATTCATAGCTAGCTAATTATATATTAATTAAATGGTTTAAAAACAGCCCGCATACATTTATTGGTTTTGTTATTAAACATTTCATAAGCATTTTGTCCTACCTCTAAAGAAACAGGGTGTGTTAGTAAAAACTCGGGGTTGATGATTTCTCTCCTGATTAAATCAAACAACATGGGTACATACCTTTGTCCATGCATTTGCCCGCCTCTTATGGTTAAGCCTTTGTTCATGAAAAGCCCCATCGGAATTTTATCTACCAAACCAGCATAAACCCCAACAACAGAAACCGTCCCTCCTTTTCTACAAGCCATAATAGCTTGTCTTAAAACGGCTGCTCTATCAGACTCTAGTCGTAATAACTGTTTTGTTTTATCGTAAATATGCTCTATACCAGTAGTATGTGCTTCCATACCTACAGCATCAATACAACAATCTGGACCTCTACCGCCTGTTGCCTCTTTAAGCTCTTCTAAAACATCGGTATCTTCATAATTTAAAATATCAGCTCCGCTATATCTTGCGGCATAAGCTAAACGGTAATCTATCCTATCTATAGCAATTACGCGTTCTGCACCCATCGCATAAGCGCATTGTATAGCCATTTGACCAACACCACCAGCGCCCCAAACGGCTACAATATCTCCAGGTTTAACAGCTGCCATTTCTGCGGCCATATATCCAGTAGGCACTCCATCAGAAACAAAAACAGCTTTTTCATCTGATATATCTTCGGGGATTTTAAAAGCCCCGTGGTCTGCAAAAGGAACACGAATATACTCGGCATGACTACCCGCATAACCACCAAAAAGATGCGAATAACCAAAAATACCTGCTGTTGGGTATTGGTAAATTTTCTCTTGTAATAATCCGTTGGGGTTAGAATTATCACATAAAGACCATGTTTCTTCCTTACAGTGTTGGCACTCGCCACAACCAATTACAGAAACCACAACCACACGGTCTCCTTTCTTTAGGTTTTTAACTCCAACTCCAGTTTCAACCACTTCGCCAATAAACTCATGACCAATAATATCACCAGCCCGCATAGAGGGTACAAAGCCATTAATCAGATGCAAATCTGAGCCGCAAACCGAACTCATGGTAACTTTTATAATGGCATCTTTAGGATTTAAAATTTCAGGATCTGGTACGCGTTCAACTCTTAAATCGCGTACGCCATTCCAACATAAAGCTCTCATAAATAATGTTTTTAGGTATGATATTATTTTCTTCCAGACGCTTGTCCTTTAGTGGTAGCCACTTCACCAGCTTCTATAACTTGTTTAAACGCTCTGATATCCTCTTTTAAAAGTGTTTTAAAAAGTGGGTTAAAAAGTTTTGCTACCCCCTCGCCTAAAGCACCTGCCGGCGGATGGTAACTAAAAATAACTTTCAGAACGGTGCCTTGACCTCTTGGAGCATCGTAAAACTCTACCTTACCAGCATTATCAATGGTAGAATTTTCTACAGATTGCCAGCCTATCAACTCGTTAGGTATTTCCTTTACAATCTCAGCATTCCATTTAATAGTACCCACGCCACCTGGTATTTTAGCTATCCATTCAGATGTGGTATCGTTTTTTTGTTCAACACGTTGTAAATGGCTCATAAAAAATGGTAAATTTTCTAACTGTCGCCAATATTTATACACCTCTTCCCGGGGTTTATTTACAGTAAAAATCACCCTCGTGTTAATGGCATTTGTTTCATTACTATTTTTATCTAAGCCGGTATATAAAGGGCAGTTACCACTTATACCTCTGTAAACTAAAAAAGCCCCGGTTAGTACTTTAAGAGGGCTTGCTAAAGGATGTTTGTAATGTTTGGCCAACAAAATGCCCCCAGCAGCAAGAGAAAGTAGGCGTTCTGCCATATTCACATTATTAAATTCTTTTTTCCACTTACGCTGATGTTTGCCTGAATGTGTTACTTGTTCTGTTTTCATGATAGTGTTTTTAGGTAATGAGTAAAAGTCCAAAGTTTATGCCGCAGAAAGCCCATAAACATGAAAACAGTATTAATACGCTTTACAGGATATTAACCAAAGAAGCACTAAAACAATTAAAACCACCATAATTAACAGAAACTAATTTTCTTAAAAACAAGCAAAATTAGAGGGAAACAAAAATTCAAGTATTTACACCCTAAAAAAACCGTATTTACCGGTTCTACTTCTGCATCATATTTGTTTTTACCTATAAGGATTAGCCAAAGCTATAAAAAGAGGAGTTTTATAGATTTTAAAAAGCCCTACATCTACCTATTCTCATAAAGCTTGTATGGCGAAAAGCCATACAAGTTTTATAGAGATGATGAAATAGCAGCAGACTATCCAAAGTTTATCTACCAAATTGAAACATTTATGAAAAAAATTCTCATAACTGGCGGAGCCGGTTTTATAGGTTCGCACCTATGCGATGAATTAATTGCTAAAGGTTATGATGTAACCGTTTACGACAATCTTTTACCACAAGTACATGGCCACCAAGCGCAAAGACCAGATTATTTAAATAAGAAGGTGCGTTTAATTATAGGCGATGTTAGAGATAAAGACCATTTAAAAGATGCTTTACAAGATATAGATGTAGTATTTCATTTTGCTGCCCGTGTAGGTGTTGGACAAAGTATGTACGAAATTAACGAGTATACGGATGTTAACAACCGTGGTACAGCTGTTTTAATGGAGCTATTAGCAGAAAAACCCATCCAAAAATTAATTGTGGCTTCTAGTATGAGTATTTACGGAGAAGGCTTATATGTATCAGAAAATGGAGAGCGCCACTGCAACATTTCAAGAACTAAAGAACAGTTAAAAAACGGCCATTGGGAGCCTTTAGATAAAGAAAATCAGATATTAATTCCCATACCTACTCCAGAAGATAAAACTCCAGATCTAGCATCGGTTTACGCCTTGTCTAAATACGACCAAGAGAAGCTTTGCTTAATTACCGGGCAAGCTTACCATATCCCAACGGTTGCTTTAAGATTTTTTAATGTTTACGGTACCAGACAAGCGCTTTCTAACCCGTATACCGGTGTATTAGCCATTTTCGCATCCAGATACCTCAATAATAAAGCCCCTATGATTTTTGAAGATGGCTTACAGGAAAGAGATTTTATCCATGTGAAAGATGTATGTAAAGCTTGTATTCTGGCTATGGAGAAGCCAGAAGCCACTCATCAGGTTTTTAACATTGGTAGCGGCCATAAGTATAACGTTAGGGAAATTGCCCTTCAAATGGCAGAAGCTTTAGACAAGGCGCATATTATGCCCATCATTAACGGAAAATATCGCGTAGGCGATATCAGGCATTGTTTTGCCGATATCCAAAAGGCAAAAACAGTTTTAGGTTTTACCCCATCGGTATCTTTTAAATATGGCTTGCAAGAGCTGGCAGCATGGTTAGAAGAGCAGGTTGCTATAGACGAAGTTGATAAAGCTACCCTAGAGTTAGAGACCCGCGGTTTAACGGTTTAATAAAATAACATGAGTACAAACGGAATCATAAAACCACAAATAGGCTTACTAGAGTGGTTTCATATTGGCGAATATGAGCGTGTTGAAAACAGTATAGAACGCTTTCAACAATTAGGTATTAAACACCTAAGAACAGGAATTTCTTGGGCAGATTATTATAGCGAAGAAGGTGTAAAATGGTATAATTGGCTTATCCCTCGTTTAGCTAAAGAGGTAGAAATTTTACCTTGTTTTTTATATACGCCACCATCAGAAGGCTTATTGCCTAAAACATCATCGCCACCTAAAAACCCTAAAGCTTTCGCTGATTTTTTAGACACCATAGTAAGCAGCCATGGGAAACATTTTGAATGGGTAGAGCTATGGAACGAGCCTAATAACCAAAGCGAATACGATTATACTTTAGACAGGCATTGGTCGGTTTTTACCGATATGATAGGCAAAGCCGCCTATTGGATGAAACAGCTCCACAAAAAAACATTATTAGGCGGCATGAGCCCTGTAGACCCCAACTGGTTGCAACTTTTGTTCAACCGCGAAGTGATGAATTATATTGATGTAATTGGTATACATCACTTTCCTCATGTTTTTGATGATAAATGGTACGGCTGGGAGCATCTCATCAATCAAGTAAAAGAAATTATACAGCAAAACAACGGACAGCAAAAAATATGGATAACAGAAACGGGCTACTCTACTTGGCAACATGATGAAAGAAAGCAACTTGAAGTGTTTCTTGAAGCCAGCAAAGCCCCTGTAGAGCGTATTTATTGGTATGGTTTAAATGATTTAGACCAAAAATACCCTACCGTAGATGGTTTCCATAAAGATGAACGTGAATATACTTTTGGTTTGGTTAAAACCGATGGAACAGAGAAATTGCTTTATCGCTTATTGGCAGAAAAAAAGCTACTGATTTAGGAACCGATAAATGGTTATCCTCTAGCTATAAAACCTTCCACAATAAAAAGAGTAATCTCATTTTTGGTGGCGCAGGCTTTATAGGAACCAATATGGCTAAAACCTTACTCGATAAAGGCGAATATGTAACCATCTTTGATAACCTCAGCAGACCCGGAGTAGAAAGAAATTTACGCTGGTTAAAAGAGCAATATCCAGAAAAACTCAATATTGAAATTGCCGATATTAGAAATAAATACGCTGTTCATCAAGCGGTAGCTCAGGCAGATTTTGTTTTTCATTTTGCAGCTCAAGTGGCTGTAACCACCAGTTGCGAGTATCCTGAAACAGATTTTGACATCAATGCTAAGGGTACTTTAAACATTTTAGAAGCTATTAAAAATAGCCAGCACCAACCTCCTATCCTATTTACCTCTACCAATAAAGTTTATGGTGCTTTAGATGATATAGATTTAGTTTTAGAAAATAACAGATACCAACCTGCTGATGACCATATTCTTGAACATGGCGTTGCAGAAAGCAGAAAGCTTGATTTTCATAGTCCTTATGGCTGTTCTAAAGGTATTGCCGATAGCTATATCCAAGACTATATCAGAACATTTGGTATTAAAGGCACCATTTTTAGGATGAGCTGTATTTACGGCCCGCATCAATTTGGTACAGAAGACCAAGGTTGGGTTGCCCATTTCTTACTTAAAGCTATGCGAAATGAGCCTTTAACCATTTATGGCGATGGTAAACAGGTAAGAGACATTTTATTTGTGGAAGATTTAATTGAAGCCATGTTAATAGCTAAAAACCAAATAGATAAGGTTAACGGAATGGCCTTTAATATGGGTGGTGGTGCATCTAACAGCATCAGCTTATTAGAATTGGTTGCTAAGATTAATGATTTACAAGACACTAAAATCCCTTTAAAATTTAGCGAATGGCGCCCAGGCGACCAAAAATATTACGTTTCTGATACCCGCCTTTTTAAAAATTTAAGCAGTTGGGAGGCACAAACATCAGCTCATGAGGGTATTAAAAAGCTGTACTACTGGCTCTTGAATGTGCAAGACAAAGCCACCCTACAACAAAAAGCTAAAAAAGTAATTGTATGATAGCACCATCTATAGCCAAAGAAGAAGAAATTAAAGATATAACACTTTATCAGGCTGCTGTTTTAGAACATCCTAGGCATTTTACCCTTCGTGATGAACAACTAAGAGAGCCACAAGATGATGAAGTTTGTGTGAAGCTACAAGGTTGCGGCCTTTGCGCATCCAGCATACCTTTATGGCAGGGGCGCCAGTGGTTCACTTATCCCGCAGAGGCTGGTGCCCCAGGCCATGAGGCTTGGGGAATTGTTCATGCAGTAGGTAAAAACATCCATCCCGATTTAATTGGAAAACGTGTGGCTTTATTATCTCATCATGGTTTTGCTCATTATGATTATGTTACCGAAAATCAATTACTCATCATCCCAAATGAGTTGGCAAACATACCTTTCCCTGGTGAACCATTAGCGTGTGCCGTTAATATTTTTAGACGTAGTAATATCCAAAAAGACCAAACAGTTGCTATAATAGGTATGGGCTTTTTAGGGCTTTTACTTTTACAATTAGCCAAGCACAAAGGAGCTAAAGTTATGGCACTTTCTAGAAGAAGCTTTGCTTTAGAATTAGCTAAAGAAATGTCTGCTGATGAGCAAATTATCTTAGATGATCATTACCAAATTATAGAACAGGTAAGAGGTTTAACTGATGGCCAATTTTGCGACCATGTCATAGAATGTACAGGTAAAGAATGGCCCCTAAACCTAGCTGGCGAACTTTGTAAAGAAAGAGGACAAATCACCATTGCGGGCTATCATCAAGATGGAATGCGACAAGTAAATATCCAGCAATGGAACTGGAAAGGTTTAGATGTGATTAACGCCCATGAAAGAGACCCACAACAATACATGAAAGGTATGCAAGAGGCTTTAGATTTGGTAAGTAATGCTACGCTAAAACCCCATAAATTATACACTCACCACTTTCCTTTGGCGCAAATAAACGATGCTTTTGCTTTACAAGAAGATGCGCCAGAAGGTTATGTCAAAGCTTATATAGAATTTAATTGATGATGGAGAATTATAAACCAAGTTTAGGATTTTTAGGCGTTGGCTGGATAGGTAAAAACAGAATGAAGGCTGTAGCACAAGCCAACATTGCTGAAATTACGGTTATTGCAGACCAATCTGTAGAAATATTATCTGCTGTAAACCTTGATAAACAAGTATTTAAAGCCAATAATCTTAATGGTTTATTAAGTTACCAACCAGACGCTGTAGTTATTGCTACGCCTAGTGCTATGCATACGCAGCAATGTTTAGAGGCTTTAAATCATCAAACAGCAGTATTTTGCCAGAAACCTTTAGGCAGAAATGCCCTAGAAACTGCTGAAATTATAGAAACAGCGAAAAAGCAAAATCGCTTATTAGGGGTTGATTTTTCTTACCGATTTACTTGTTTTAAAGCCTTGCACCACCTTATAAGTGAAGGCCAATTAGGTAAAATACATGCTATAGAAATGTGTTTTCATAATGCCTACGGACCAGATAAAGGATGGTTTTACCAAAAGCAGCTTTCTGGTGGTGGTTGTGTAATAGATCTAGGCGTACACCTGATAGACCTCGCCTTTTGGTGTTTGGGAAACCAAGCTATTAGCGTTAAAAATTCGCTTTTATATGCTAAAGGAAAAAGATTAAAATACCCGGTGCAGGAAGTAGAAGACTATGCTGTAGCTATTATGGAGGCAGAAGACGGCACTGCCTTACAGCTTAATTGCTCGTGGAATTTACCTGCCGGGAAAGAAGCAGAAATATATTTTAAAGTTTACGGCGAGTATGGTGGCGCTGCTTTCCAAAATAAAAATGGCTCTTTTTATGATTTTGAAGTCTTGAAGTTTGAAGGTACAAAAACCACTGTTTTAGAAAGCGGCAAGGCAAACTGGGGCGGTAAAGCACTTATTCATTGGTGTAAACAATTGGCTGTTAGTAAAGCCTATCATCCAGAAATAGAGGGCGCCTTAAAAGTTTCTCAAGTAATTGATGCTATTTATGAAAAAGCCTAATAAAATACTCATGACAGCAGATACCATTGGCGGTGTTTGGACTTATGCCATAGACCTTGCAGACTGTCTTAGTAAAAAAGGCATTCGTGTGCATTTAGCTACTATGGGGGCTTTCGCCGATGAAGACCAGGTTGAACAAGCAAAAAAAATCAAAAACTTAAAACTTTACCAAAGCAATTATAAACTAGAGTGGATGGATAACCCTTGGCATGATGTTGATGCTGCTGGCCATTGGTTATTAGAACTTCAGGAAAACATAAAACCCAATTTAATTCATTTAAACAATTACTGTCATGGTCATTTACCATGGAAAGCCCCTGTTTTAATGGTTTGCCATTCTTGTGTTTTATCTTGGTGGCAGGCGGTTAAAAATGAGGATGCTCCGCCCTATTTTCAAGAATATCAGCAAAGAGTACAAGCAGGTTTGCAAGCTGCAGATTTGGTAATTGCTCCTACACAAGCTATGCTCAATAGCATTTGTCATATTTACGGCGATTTATCGCTTAAAAAAACAATTCCTAATGGTTCTTCCATACAGCATCAAGATCCTAAAAAAGAAGATTTTATCTTTTGCATG
This genomic window contains:
- a CDS encoding NAD-dependent epimerase/dehydratase family protein — protein: MFGGAGFIGTNMAKTLLDKGEYVTIFDNLSRPGVERNLRWLKEQYPEKLNIEIADIRNKYAVHQAVAQADFVFHFAAQVAVTTSCEYPETDFDINAKGTLNILEAIKNSQHQPPILFTSTNKVYGALDDIDLVLENNRYQPADDHILEHGVAESRKLDFHSPYGCSKGIADSYIQDYIRTFGIKGTIFRMSCIYGPHQFGTEDQGWVAHFLLKAMRNEPLTIYGDGKQVRDILFVEDLIEAMLIAKNQIDKVNGMAFNMGGGASNSISLLELVAKINDLQDTKIPLKFSEWRPGDQKYYVSDTRLFKNLSSWEAQTSAHEGIKKLYYWLLNVQDKATLQQKAKKVIV
- a CDS encoding DUF2243 domain-containing protein, which produces MNNLWMLIFCVTCNRPLQKAISASLTEIEMLQLFIPFILLGLLTAFVGYKALAFKNKPQALLSQSPLVAAACVLGIGLGGFIDGIVFHQILQWHEMVSAKIIPLDFTSKSINMFWDGIFHAFTLLITFFGILLLYKLLQQNQVLKHRNLFIGGLLMGWGLFNLIEGLFNHHVFKFHTVKDFDLNPQIWNISFLAFSILIIVLGYFLIYKIKNIHHENWRTNS
- a CDS encoding zinc-dependent alcohol dehydrogenase; protein product: MRALCWNGVRDLRVERVPDPEILNPKDAIIKVTMSSVCGSDLHLINGFVPSMRAGDIIGHEFIGEVVETGVGVKNLKKGDRVVVVSVIGCGECQHCKEETWSLCDNSNPNGLLQEKIYQYPTAGIFGYSHLFGGYAGSHAEYIRVPFADHGAFKIPEDISDEKAVFVSDGVPTGYMAAEMAAVKPGDIVAVWGAGGVGQMAIQCAYAMGAERVIAIDRIDYRLAYAARYSGADILNYEDTDVLEELKEATGGRGPDCCIDAVGMEAHTTGIEHIYDKTKQLLRLESDRAAVLRQAIMACRKGGTVSVVGVYAGLVDKIPMGLFMNKGLTIRGGQMHGQRYVPMLFDLIRREIINPEFLLTHPVSLEVGQNAYEMFNNKTNKCMRAVFKPFN
- a CDS encoding glycosyltransferase family 4 protein, which gives rise to MKKPNKILMTADTIGGVWTYAIDLADCLSKKGIRVHLATMGAFADEDQVEQAKKIKNLKLYQSNYKLEWMDNPWHDVDAAGHWLLELQENIKPNLIHLNNYCHGHLPWKAPVLMVCHSCVLSWWQAVKNEDAPPYFQEYQQRVQAGLQAADLVIAPTQAMLNSICHIYGDLSLKKTIPNGSSIQHQDPKKEDFIFCMGRIWDEAKNISLLNKITHLVKWPILTAGDQQLENKASTSFTGLESLGRLSSALAIKTLEKAAIYVLPAKYEPFGLSVLEAAQASCVLVLGDIPSLKENWQDAAFFVDTDDALALAMLLNMLIEDPELREIYSKKAYERAQEFKSSQTAHHYQMAYHQLLNETTSTSI
- a CDS encoding MDR/zinc-dependent alcohol dehydrogenase-like family protein; translated protein: MIAPSIAKEEEIKDITLYQAAVLEHPRHFTLRDEQLREPQDDEVCVKLQGCGLCASSIPLWQGRQWFTYPAEAGAPGHEAWGIVHAVGKNIHPDLIGKRVALLSHHGFAHYDYVTENQLLIIPNELANIPFPGEPLACAVNIFRRSNIQKDQTVAIIGMGFLGLLLLQLAKHKGAKVMALSRRSFALELAKEMSADEQIILDDHYQIIEQVRGLTDGQFCDHVIECTGKEWPLNLAGELCKERGQITIAGYHQDGMRQVNIQQWNWKGLDVINAHERDPQQYMKGMQEALDLVSNATLKPHKLYTHHFPLAQINDAFALQEDAPEGYVKAYIEFN
- a CDS encoding Gfo/Idh/MocA family protein, with translation MMENYKPSLGFLGVGWIGKNRMKAVAQANIAEITVIADQSVEILSAVNLDKQVFKANNLNGLLSYQPDAVVIATPSAMHTQQCLEALNHQTAVFCQKPLGRNALETAEIIETAKKQNRLLGVDFSYRFTCFKALHHLISEGQLGKIHAIEMCFHNAYGPDKGWFYQKQLSGGGCVIDLGVHLIDLAFWCLGNQAISVKNSLLYAKGKRLKYPVQEVEDYAVAIMEAEDGTALQLNCSWNLPAGKEAEIYFKVYGEYGGAAFQNKNGSFYDFEVLKFEGTKTTVLESGKANWGGKALIHWCKQLAVSKAYHPEIEGALKVSQVIDAIYEKA
- a CDS encoding SRPBCC family protein, with the translated sequence MKTEQVTHSGKHQRKWKKEFNNVNMAERLLSLAAGGILLAKHYKHPLASPLKVLTGAFLVYRGISGNCPLYTGLDKNSNETNAINTRVIFTVNKPREEVYKYWRQLENLPFFMSHLQRVEQKNDTTSEWIAKIPGGVGTIKWNAEIVKEIPNELIGWQSVENSTIDNAGKVEFYDAPRGQGTVLKVIFSYHPPAGALGEGVAKLFNPLFKTLLKEDIRAFKQVIEAGEVATTKGQASGRK
- a CDS encoding NAD-dependent epimerase/dehydratase family protein; translation: MKKILITGGAGFIGSHLCDELIAKGYDVTVYDNLLPQVHGHQAQRPDYLNKKVRLIIGDVRDKDHLKDALQDIDVVFHFAARVGVGQSMYEINEYTDVNNRGTAVLMELLAEKPIQKLIVASSMSIYGEGLYVSENGERHCNISRTKEQLKNGHWEPLDKENQILIPIPTPEDKTPDLASVYALSKYDQEKLCLITGQAYHIPTVALRFFNVYGTRQALSNPYTGVLAIFASRYLNNKAPMIFEDGLQERDFIHVKDVCKACILAMEKPEATHQVFNIGSGHKYNVREIALQMAEALDKAHIMPIINGKYRVGDIRHCFADIQKAKTVLGFTPSVSFKYGLQELAAWLEEQVAIDEVDKATLELETRGLTV